Genomic window (Aquimarina sp. BL5):
CCAAACCTGGAATACACGATTGGTTTCCAATAAATCCGTTCTATCCACTGTTTGATAACCCTTTCTTTTAGTCGAAGCAGTAAGGATGCGACTAGTACTTGTTCCTGTTTTAAGACTTACATCATCAAAATAACCATCATTCGACCTACCACTATTGCGCTGACTCAATAAAACTACTCTAATCTTACGTGTTCCAAAAGGAGCAAATCTCACATCATTTATTTGTTCCCAATTGCCGCTATTATTTCTCCAATTACTATCAAAAACTGCTAACACGTTATCGTTATTATCCCTATACTCTACTTTGCTTCTACTTCTATCTTGACCACTATACGATCTTACAAAACCATTAAACAAGAAGGATTGCTTACCTGCGTCTATATTGTCTGCATATTGTCCCACAGCTATCTCCTGATAAACTTCTCCTGTACTAGAATTACCAAACCAAAAGATATAGTTACCACGCTGAGCACTTGGATACCCATTTCGTCCACCCTGAATACTTTTTTGACTACCTGATACTTGAGTCCAGGAACTAAGATTACTTTGTTCTGCACTACCCTGTAGAAGTAGATTATCACCATAACTCACATCACCATCATTATTATCAGTTTCTGGCAAACTATATGTCACCATGGCTGCACGATGATCGCTAGTGTAACCACTAAATTGTACTTCTGCTTCATCAGCAACAGGGCCAAATCGTACCGCTTCTGTAGCCGTAATATCATTTCCTCGATGGTAAATGATATCGATTCGGTCATACACTTCGTTAGATGATTGATTTGGAGTCCAGGTATTACCAGGCCTTGAAACTTCATTTGGGTATACAGAACGCCAAGAATCTTTCATATTAATAGCAGTGGCTTGTTTACTGGTAGGCCAAGCTACCTTCATTGCATGTATTCCTGCATTAGCTGCCCGCTGGGTCCAATCTAAATGACTTGGTTCATTGAAATCACCAGTAAAAAAAACAGGTGATTCCGAAGGTACCCAGCTTTGGATCGTATTTATAATCCTGCTCATTTCAGAAGAACGTGTGTTATTAGCTGAACTAATCGCTTGTGATTCTGTTCTAATACTCCCATCTCGAATGTCATAAGGCTGATATGGATAAGACGTTAAATGTGCATTAAAAACATAAACCTCTAAGCCATTTGGTAGCGTAATCTGAACACCAGAAGCATTGGTAGACGTAATAGGATAACGAGAAACGACAGCTTCACTACTACTGATATTATGATAATAAAATCCTAAAGAGTTCGCTATACTTCGTGCAGCTCCATACGATTCCTGAATACCAATAACATCAGCACCGGAAGATCTGACAACATTCAATACAGAACTGTTGCTCGTCGTAAATAATTTATTAAAGGTCATTACCTTTATACTTGTTTGCGCTTCAATAACGCTAAAGAAACAGCATGCTATTAAGCTGCATAACAGGAACTTTTTTTTGTTTTTCATTTTACTATACTTAGGTTGGTTATAAACATAACAGTGCTTCTGTTATGCGGAAGTGAAATATTTTTTAAAGATCGTACCACAGCCATATCGCTAGTAAAATTTCCTGCTTATGCCTTAATAACTAATTCTCTAGAACAAGGAAATCATCTAGGTCATCAACTAAACAACTTCTGTTTTCTCAGTAACAAATCTACATTGAAGAAAAAATAGATAGAACAAGCATTCAATTAAGAAAAGTTTACACTATAGTTAAACTAACGTTAGAAATTTTCTACACACATTATTTCTTGACACTTGAAATAATGGCTTTATCCAGAATACAAACATACAGGAACCTACAGAAATTATTTTTGCATTAATCGATAGCACGTACTATCAGCTACAAATATTTACCAAAGACAGAAAAGAATATAAACAACAAGTAGTTATTTATACGAATCACATAAAGCAAATGATCTTAGACAACATATTTCTTTTCTGAGATAATTCCGCTAGTTGTAGAATTCGAATGGATTTACAGCTCTAAATAAAGAAGAGATTATGGAGGCTATTGAAAAATTAAAATGTGTTATAAATAGTAAGAAAACATACATTTTACATCATTTTCACCAATATTTCCTTCATCATTTTTGCTGCTAAAAAGGCTGTCATATTTTGAAAATCCCTAGTAGGATTATATTCTACAATATCCGCTCCAATAACTTCAGTTTCTATACTTTGTATTAAATCAATCACTTGTCGTGAAGATAATCCTCCAGGTTCATGATGCGACACTCCCGGAGCAAAAGCAGGATCAAACCCATCCATATCCAAAGAAATATATAATGGATTTTCAAATTTTGGTATCAATGACAGATCATATTCATTCATCTGATGAATCTCTACATTAAATTTTTTTGCTTGAGCTGCTTGATGGGGATTCAATGTTCTAATACCAACTTGTACTAACCTGGCAGCAAATCCGTTTTCCATAATTCTTGCAAAAGGACAGGCATGAGAATATGGATCACCTTCATACTCATGATACAGATCTGAATGCGCATCAATCTGTAAAATATCAAATTTCTTGTATGTATCCTGATATGCCTTAATAATAGGGAATATAATAGAGTGATCCCCTCCTAACGTAAAAATCTTTTTGTAGGAATCTAAATGTTTTTTTGTGATTTTTTCAATATCAAAGTACTCCTTTATTTCAAAATCACCTTTATCTACTATACTAGGAGTTTCAATACTAGTTCCATTTTCTGCACACAAATTAAGAGATCCACATTGTAAAGTTTCTCTAATAATAGGAGGTGCTAGTTTTGGACCTTTTTGAAATGAAGATTTATCATCAAACTGTATCCCTTGTATAGCAATTTTTTTCATCTTGATTATTTCTATTTTAAAACCAAATCATACTTCCTCAATAAACCAATGAGTCCAGCTTCAGAGAACTTAGCTTTCTTTAGCTTATTTCGAGTAGGATCTATATCAAAATTCACTGCTGTACTAAAGTCTACTTTTTCTGCATTGGTTTGTTCAAAAACAGCATTACTTAAATCACAATTTTCAAAACTGGATCCAGTTACTATAGCATCCGTAAAATCGGCTTCAACAAGTTTACAATCAACAAATCTTGTGTTTTTTAGTTGAAACCCATAAAAAGAAGCATAATCAAGTTTACAACCTTTAAAAGCTATAGAAAACATAAAGTTATTACAACTACTAAAATCTGCTCCTAATAACTTACAGTTTTCAAAAATACATTCGTCTCTAAACGCTGTTTGCTTCATCATTACCTTTGTAAAGTTACAATCTGTAAATGTGCATTCTAAAAATGTTATTACAGATATGTCTGCCTCCGTAAAATTACAATTAGTAAAACTACAATTATCGTACTCTACATTTGGTAATTTTTGACTGGAAAAGTTTTTATCTTGGAAATTTTCCTCGATGATTGGATGATCGTTCATGTATTATTATTGTAAGTTTAAATTTAAATAATTACTTTCAATGTAAAAGACTCTTTCTACTATTTTTATAAGCTTTACCAATTAATTTGAAGCCTCTTTCTAACTTATATGATAAAACTTTTAAACCAATCGATATCATTAAGATCATATTAAGATAAAATTCAAAAGAGGTTAACTTTTAACAATGTACATTTGTCCTGAAACACACAAACAATAGTATACTTTTCCTGTGAACAAAAAAAAGAAGAAAAAATATCGATGGTTAAAACTACTATCCAAAATAGCTACTAGCATCCTCTTTATATTTATTCTTTTAATTCTATTTATAAGAAGTCAATGGGGTCAAGACATTATTGTAGATAAATTAGTCTCTTACATATCGGATAAAACCGGAACTGTTGTCAATATCGACAAAGCCTACATTACATTTTCTGGAAATATTCTTTTAGAAGATGTTTACATAGAAGATCAAAAGCAAGACACACTGCTATTTTCTAAAAAATTAGAGGCTTCTATAGCACTAATGCCACTGATTAGAGGAAAAAGATACCATCTTAAGTCTTTAGACTGGACTGGTGTGAAAGCAAATATTGTCAAAACACAGGAAACTGCTTCGTTTAACTTTAATTTTATAGTCGAGGCTTTTACATCCAATAATGATTCCATATCACAACCAAAAGATTCCACACAAACTGTTCCTATAAAAATTGGAAATATTGCGTTAAGCGATTTTGATGTTATTTTTCTAGACGAAAATTCGGGAATCGATAGTAGTTTCAACCTAGGTACTCTAGAAGTAGCGGTAGAAGATTTTGACTTAGAGTCGATGTTTTTTGAAATCGATGAATTAGAATTCACGAATTCAATTATCAATTATAATCAAACGAAACCAATCATATCAGATACTATCACCAGTGACGATCCGCTGCCTGTTATAAAAATTAATGCTCTTAAAATTCAAGATGTAAAAACTAATTATAAGTCAATACCCGAAAAAAACACATTGATTTCAGATTTGAGCGAGTTAATAATCGAATCTGGTACTTTGGATCTGGAGAAACAAGATTTTCAAATCGACGTTTTAACACTCAATAATTCAAAAATTTCATATACAGATCTAAATAAAAGAGTAAATGATACTGTCTCTAAAGCTCCTATTACTTTTCAATGGCCTAAAATAAAAATGAAAGCTGATCTGCTATCCTTACAAAATAATTACATACAATATATAGCCAATCCTAATATTAAAAACACTTCAGGGTTTAATCCTAATCATATTGCACTAAAATCTTTAACACTGAAAGCCAGTGATTTAAAATTAATTCAAGAAACAGCTAATGTAGACCTAAACAAGCTATCTTTTCGTGATAGAAGTGGATTTATATTACACAACCTGTCTTCTAGTATTCGCATAAATAATACTTCAGGACTTGCTCTTAATGATTTAGTAATCAAAACTAATGAGAGTACTATAAAAGGTGGTATTAATCTAAATTATAATTCGCTTACTGAATTGATCAATACTCCGGAAAAAATAATAATGAATATCAATTTAAATACTATAAATGTTAGCCTTAAAGATTCTTATTATTTACAACCAGATATAGCTAATAATCCTTATATAGATTCTTTAGCTCAGAAAAACATTACAGGTTCCTTACAACTCGATGGAAAAATTTCAAACCTACATACCGAAGAAACTAATTTGAACTGGGGAGCATATACTAAAATTAAATTGAAAGGAGGAATAAAAAACCTTCTTACCGAAAAAGAGCTTTTTATTGATAGTCTGTATTATAATACCAGTACAATACGTGATGATATAAAGAACTTTATAAATGAATCAGAATTGGGGATAACCATACCGAAAAAGACTTCTATTATTGGTCAACTAGACGGTTCTCTTGAAAATATAAAAGGTAATGCCTCCTTAAATTCATCTATGGGCTCTATCTCAATAAAGGGTAACTACAAGAACAAAAATACCATCTCTATTGATGGAAACCTGGAGACATCTAAGTTTCAACTACAAAAACTATTAAACAATGAACAATTAGGATCCATTTCTATATCAGCAAAAGTTTCTGGTTCAGGAACTTCACTTAACACTTTGAATGCAACATTTATCTCTGATTTTGATCAATTAACCTACAATAAATATGATTTTTCCAATCTGGAATTGGATGGGCAAATTACTAAGGGAAAAGGTAACATCAATGCTCAATTCAAAGATGATAATTTAAATTTATTAATAGATACCAAGGTTGAACTAGACTCTGTATCTCCCAAAATTAATGGATTAGTAAATGTAAAAGGTGCAGATCTAAATGGTTTGGGAATCACTCAAGAACTTATAAAAACGCAGCTTAAACTATTTATAGATTTTGAAGGAAATACAGATAATTTTACATTCACCTCTAATGTCACTGATGCTTTAGTTGTAAAAGAAAATGAACCTTATTCTGTTAATGATATTAACATCAGTGCATCTAGTAATGAGTTACAAACAAAGGCATCTGTACATAGTAGATTTTTAGAAGCAAATTTATCCGCAGATGCTAACATTAGTAAAATAACTTCTTCTATACAGTCTCAGTTGAAAAGCTATATTTCTGCATCTGTGGTAAGAGATACCATTAGAAAACCGCTAGCTATGAAAATGCAGGTTACCTTAAGAGAAAAGCCTATACTTAGTGATGTTTTTCTTCCTGGAATTAAAAAAATGGACTCTATCACAGCTATTATAAACTTTATAGAGGAGAAAGAAAAGCTTACTGCCAGTATTAAAGTTCCTTCTATACAGTATGATAACAGTAGTATAGATAGCCTAAATCTTACGATTAATGGAGACAGAAAGGACTTAAACTTTTCACTTGGGTGGAAGAATATTTTATCCGATCCTATACACGTAAATAAAACTTCTATAGATGGAGTATTAAAAGATCAAACTTTATTACTTGATTTCGGTACAAATAATGAAACTGATGAGATCGCCCGACTACGATCTGAGTTACGTCTTAAAAATGATACCCTATATTATCGTATAAATCCAGCATCTGTAATTTTTGATAAAAATCCTTGGTCTATTTCCGAAAATAATCAAATCACCATAGCGAAAAACTACCTTTCTTTTAGAGATTTTCAATTATCACAAAACCAACAGCGATTAAAGATCAGCTCTAATGATCCTGCAATTGACAAAGAGCATATCAATATTGAATTCCAACAATTTTATCTATCAACTTTTACTTCTATTTTAAGTAATGATGAAATACTAGCGAATGGTTTGGTTAATGGAGAATTGACTATCGAAAAGCCATTTGATGAAACAGGGTTGATTGCAGATATAGCCATTGATAATTTAGAAGTTACAGAAATCCCCTTGGGCGATCTTACATTAAATGCTACATCAAAAAGTTTCAAAAATTATGATTTAGCATTGAAACTAAATGGTGAAAATGCTAAACTACGTCTAGATGGAGATTACAAAGCTTCTGATAAGGGAGCCAATATAAACCTGGATTTCAATCTAGAAGAATTAAATATAAAGGTTGTAGAAAAATTTATAGATGATCAAATTTCTGATACCAGAGGTAAAATTACAGGAAACGCTAAGATTACGGGAACTACTCAAGATCCTGAGTATGATGGAATATTTCATTTCGAAAAAACCAGTTTATTAGTTAATGCACTAAACACTAGGTTTACATTAGCAGAAGAAAATATTCAAATAGATAATTCAGGATTATTTTTAAATGATTTCACGATTGCTGATGAAAATAAAAACACATTTTCTCTTAATGGAAAAATAGAAACAGAAACTCTTAATAACCCTACTTTTGATTTAAAATTGCAAACTAAAAACTTTCAAATATTAAATGCTACCAGAGAGGATAATGATCTGTTTTATGGTAAAGTAAAAATAACCGCAGATTTAGATATTAATGGTGACCTAAATGTTCCAAAAATTAGAGGTAATCTGGCCATAGATGAGGGATCAGATTTTACCTTAATAATTCCAGAATCCGAACTCGATATAAAAGAAAGAGAAGGAATAGTCGTTTTTGTCAACCGAGAAAATCCTGATGCCATTATTACCCGTGTAGAAGAAGATCAATTCTCTACTGCCTTATTAAGAGGGTATGATGTTAATACTAGATTAAAAATTGATAAAGGATCTGTTTTTAAAATAATCATTGATGAACGTAGCAAGGACAACTTCCAGATTTCAGGTAAAGGTGAATTCAAATTTGGTATGGAACCAAACGGCAGAACAACCTTATCTGGACGCTATGATATAAGCGATGGACATTATGAAGTTAGTTTATATAATATTGTAAAAAGGCGATTTAAAATTGCACCTGGCGGTTCTATCACCTGGCTCGGTGATCCATTAGATGCTAAATTAGATGTAACTGCTATTTATGAAGTAGAAACGTCTGCCTCTTCTTTAATGTCTGCTAAAACATCCGGAGAATCCGCTGGGGTGGTAAATCAGTTTAGACAAAAACTTCCGTTTCTGGTATATCTCAATGTAGATGGAGAGCTCCTAGAACCAGCAATTTCTTTTCAACTAGACATGCCAGAAGAAGAACAAGGATCCTTAGGAGGAGAAGTTTATGGACAAGTACAACAACTTAATAATCAAGAAGAAGAACTAAATAAGCAAGTTTTTTCACTTTTAGTCTTAAATAGATTTTTTCCTCAATCCGGAAGTGACGGTAGCAACGGAGGTGCGGTTTCTATTGCCAGAGACAATGTAAATAAAGTATTATCAGGGCAACTCAATAACTTTTCAGATAAATTGATCGGGGATACCGGAATAGAGTTAGGATTTGGTCTTAATAGTTTTACAGATTATCAAGGAGATTCTGCTCAAAATAGAACTCAATTAGAAATTAGTGCACAAAAACGATTATTTAACGACAGATTGATCGTGCAAGTAGGAAGTGATGTAGATATCGAAGGTAGCAGTCAAAATAGTGAAGAAAGTACTCCTGTAATCGGCAATGTAAGTTTAGAATATCTATTATCGAAAAACGGTAGATATCGTCTCAAAGGTTTTAGAAAAAATGAGTTCGAAAGTGTAATTGACGGTCAATTAGTTGTCACAGGAATCGCACTAATTTTCAACAGAGAATTTAACAAATTTAAAGAGTTGTTTTCTAAATCTGTGGCAAAAGAAATTGACAATCAAAAAACTACAAACAAAAAGAAAAATTAAAATTGAATAAGAATATACTATATATAATCGTCTCGATCATTCTTTTATATTCCTGCGGAGTAAAAAGGTTTATTCCTGAAGATGAAGTTCTATATACCGGTGCATCCATTACACTACAATCTGAAGAAGAGATCAAGAATCTTAAAGCTATTGAAGAACAGTTAGAATTAGTTTTGCGACCAAAACCAAATACTAAAATTTTAGGTATCAAACTCGGATTGTATGCGTACTACAAAAATCAAAAAGAAAATCCAGGATTTATCAATAAATTCTTATTTAAAAATTTCGGAGAAAAACCCGTCTATCTTTCTGATGTGGATATATCAAAAGTGACCGAATTAATTGGCAATCGATTAGAAAATAGAGGTTTTTTCAGAAGTTATATCGATTCAGAAGTTACTACTGATACTATCAAATCATTTATAAAGTATACTGCAGAAATTAAAAAACCATATCTATTACAAACCTATCAACTAGATTCTATAAAGTATCCTATTGGTAAAGATATTAAAGCATTAGTAGCTAGCAGCCCAATTAAAAAAGAAGATCGTTTTGATCTTGCTCTGTTTGAGTTAGAAAGAGAACGAATTGATAAATCGTTAAAATCAAAAGGATATTACAACTTCAATGCTGATTTCTTGATTTTTGAAGCAGATACTAATCAATATAAAAATAAACGTTTTGATTTGTTTTTAAGATTAAAAAAAGAAGTGCCCGAAAAATCTTTGGTGCCATATAAAATTAATAAAATCAATGTTTTTCCAAACTATTCTATAGAAACAGATAGTATTGTTAAGGATACTGTGACATACTCTGATATTAATTTTATTCAGAATAAAGAATATTTCAAACCCAAAAGACTGGAACCCTACATTCTATTTGAAAAAGGACAATTATACAACCCCACTATTTCTAAAAGGACTAGTAATCGTTTATCATCTATTGGAACCTATAAATTTGTAAACATTGAATATAATGTTCTTGATACTGGTACGAATGGTGTCGGAACGGGTGATTTAACAGCTAATATATATTTATCCCCCTTAAACAAACGAGCTATCAGAGCAGAATTACAAGCTGTTTCTAAATCAAATAATTTCACAGGACCTAACCTTCTACTCACATACGCTAACAGAAACCTTTTCAGTGGAGGAGAAACTTTAAATATAACGGCATCTCTAGGATACGAAACTCAATTATCAGGATCAGAAAATCAAGGTCTTAGCAGTACACAAATTGGATTGAAATCGGACCTTATATTTCCGAGGTTGTTATTTCCTATCCGGATTATGGATCGATTCAAATATGCTGTTCCTAAGACAATAATTAGCACAGGATTCGAATATCTTAACAGAAGCAAATTATACAGCCTAAATTCAGTAAATGCCAGCTTCGGATATAGCTGGAACGCCAATCGTTTTGTGAATCATGAACTGAATCCAATAAGTATTAACTATGTAAATCTTTCTAACACGACACAAGAATTTGAAGATATCCTAGATGAAAATCCTTTCTTAAAAAGTAGTTTTGATCAACAGTTTATAGCAGGACTCACCTACTCGTTTACATATAATGAGCTTAATGATAGTTCTATTAGTAATGCTATTTATTTTAATGCCAATTTTGATATTGCAGGAAACACTATTAGCCTTTTTGGCAAAAGTGAAGAAGAAACAGAATCTGGTTCATTTTTGGGCTTAGAATACGCACAATACGTTAAAGCTGATATAGATTTTAGATATCATTTTAGTTTAGGGAACGATCAAAAACTGGTAGCTCGTTTATTCGGTGGATGGGGATTAGCGTATGGTAATTCTACTACATTACCTTTTTCGAAACAATATTTCGCAGGAGGACCTTTTAGTGTAAGAGCTTTTAGAATACGATCACTTGGCCCCGGAACCTATAGACCTAATGATCAAGATTCCGGATCCTTTTTTGATAGATCAGGGGACATCCGATTAGAGGCGAATTTAGAATACAGATTTCCTATAATTCCTTATCTAAAAGGTGCTGTTTTTGCAGATGCAGGAAATGTATGGCTAATGAAAGAAAATGATGCACTATCCGGAGGTAAATTTTCATCAAACTTTCTAAACGAATTAGGTATTGGAGCAGGTGTTGGCTTGCGGGTAGATATCCAAAATTTTGTAATCCGATTTGATCTGGCGGCTCCATTAAATGATCCTTCAGAGGAAGAACAAAGTTTTAATTTTGATATTGCTAACCCTATATTAAATTTTGCAATAGGATATCCTTTCTAATCCAAATTATTCTTGAATCCTCCAAGGTGGATTCTTTCTATTGTCTCCAGCAAAATACAAAATGATTTGATTTCCATCAGGATCTTTAAGCCTTGCTTCTCTCCACAACCAGCTTTGATCGATTGGCAATTGATCAAAATCCACTCCATCTTCAATTAATCGTTCTACTTCCTGATCTAATTGTGTGGTTTCAAAATATACATAAACACCATCACCTTCTGGCAATTCTTCAACCTGATGAATAGAAAAAGTAGCATCTCCTTCTTTACATTCGAAACGTGCATAATGAGGCAACGCTTTTACAATCAATCGCAAACCTAGTTTCTCATAGAAAGAAATAGATTGTGCAACATCTATAGAAGGGACAGTAATTTGATTTAGGTTCATTGCTTATTTCTTTTACATTGTCATCACGTTGTAGAACGGGGTTCAGTATTACTCAATAACTAAGATTTACAGTTCAAAAACCAAAATTTCATTTAATTCAGCGCTTTATGGATTCCAGCCTACGCTAGAATGACAGTTCACTGTAACTTACAACATTATTCGAAACTCGTAATTCTTAATTCGTACATCAAAGAATTACAACTTTCTTCTTCTTCTTTCCTTAGATAATAAATCTAGTTCTCTCGTAGTTTGACCAGCTACCGAAGTATTTTCTTCTGCTCTACGTATCAGATAAGGCATAACATCCTTCACAGGACCAAAAGGAAGGTATTTCGCTACATTATAGCCTTCTGCCGCGAGATTAAAACTTATGTGATCACTCATTCCATATAATTGTCCTAACCACACTCTATGATCACTCTTAATTACTTGTTGTTTTCTCATCAATTCGATCGCTTTATAACAGCTCTCTTCATTATGAGTTCCTATAAATACAGAAATATCATCCAGGTTTTGTAATATATACTCCAGAGTAGTATTAAAATTAAGATCTGTAGCTGCTTTACTTTCGCAAATTGGTGTTGGGTATCCTTTTTCTTCCGCGCGATCATTTTCTTTTTCCATATACGCGCCTCGCACGATCTTCATTCCGATCTTAAAACCTGACTCCTTAGCTTGCTGTTGTAATTTCTTTAGGTATTCAAATCTGTCGTGTCTATACAGCTGTAGTGTGTTATATACAATTGCTTTCTCTTTATTATATTTTGCCATCATTTTAGCTACCAACTCATCAGCGGCATCCTGCATCCAGCTTTCCTCTCCATCGATCAATAAAGGAACATCACATTCATAGGCCTTTTTACATACTTGATCAAAACGATCCTCTATCCTGCTCCATTCTTTTTCCTCATCACTAGATAATGGTATTCCTTCTGTTTTCTTTTGCCAAAGCAAAAATCTTCCAAAACCAGTTGGTTTAAAAACCGCAAAAGGAATTGCTTCTTTTTGATCAACAAAGTCCAGAATTTTCATTATTTTATGTAATACGTGATCAAATTGTTCTTCTTCTTCTTTGCCTTCTACGGAATAATCTAACACAGAAGAAACTCGACCTTTGGCATACATTTTATCTACTACTTGCAAGCAATCCTCTTCATCCACACCTCCACAAAAATGGTCAAAAACCGTTGCTCTAATCAAACCCTGAACTGGCAAATGCGCTTTTAATGCAAAATTAGTAACCGCAGTACCAATACGAACAAGAGGTTCATTGGCGATCATTTTAAAAAGAAAATATGCTCTTTCGAGTTCAGAATCACTTTTTAAAGTAAAAGCAGTTTCTGTATTATCAAACAAAGTATGTTCCTTCATTAAGCTCAAATTTTAAAGATTCGTAACAATTATGGTAAATTCACTAAAATAATGATAGTTTTATCACCTACTACCTATTTGTTTTAAGATATCTACAAATATAGAACTTGGAAGTTTATTTTATTACAAATTCTGCTTAATTTCACCGCCTGTTAAAACACCTTTTATGAAGCCTATTGTTTCTAAAGATTCTATCGTATATTTTAACGAAGAATGTTATACCGCTCTTAATGCTTATCTAGAAAAAGCTAATCATTCTAAAATTTTTATTCTAGTAGATAGCAATACCTATGAAAACTGTTATGCTCATTTTATGAGTAAAATAGAAAAAGAATATGAGATTGAAGTTCTAGAAGTAGAACCAGGAGAAATTAATAAAAATATCGATACCTGCAGTAGTATCTGGAGTGTACTGGCAGAATATGGAGCAGACAGAAAAAGTTTGCTCATCAATCTTGGTGGTGGCGTTGTAACCGATCTAGGTGGTTTTATTGCCTGTACCTATAAACGTGGTATTAGTTACATCAATGTCCCTACTTCTTTATTAGCGATGGTGGATGCTTCTGTTGGTGGAAAAACGGGTGTAGATCTTGGTAACTTAAAAAACATGGTAGGTGTGATCAGTGAATCCGAAATGGTACTGGTTGATACTGAATTTTTGGGAACCCTACCGGTCAATCAAATGTGCAGTGGTTTTGCAGAAATGCTAAAGCACGGATTGATCCAAGATAGAGGATATTGGGAAAAAATGAGTGACCTATCTAAACTGACTACTGATGATC
Coding sequences:
- the speB gene encoding agmatinase, producing MKKIAIQGIQFDDKSSFQKGPKLAPPIIRETLQCGSLNLCAENGTSIETPSIVDKGDFEIKEYFDIEKITKKHLDSYKKIFTLGGDHSIIFPIIKAYQDTYKKFDILQIDAHSDLYHEYEGDPYSHACPFARIMENGFAARLVQVGIRTLNPHQAAQAKKFNVEIHQMNEYDLSLIPKFENPLYISLDMDGFDPAFAPGVSHHEPGGLSSRQVIDLIQSIETEVIGADIVEYNPTRDFQNMTAFLAAKMMKEILVKMM
- a CDS encoding endonuclease/exonuclease/phosphatase family protein, translated to MKNKKKFLLCSLIACCFFSVIEAQTSIKVMTFNKLFTTSNSSVLNVVRSSGADVIGIQESYGAARSIANSLGFYYHNISSSEAVVSRYPITSTNASGVQITLPNGLEVYVFNAHLTSYPYQPYDIRDGSIRTESQAISSANNTRSSEMSRIINTIQSWVPSESPVFFTGDFNEPSHLDWTQRAANAGIHAMKVAWPTSKQATAINMKDSWRSVYPNEVSRPGNTWTPNQSSNEVYDRIDIIYHRGNDITATEAVRFGPVADEAEVQFSGYTSDHRAAMVTYSLPETDNNDGDVSYGDNLLLQGSAEQSNLSSWTQVSGSQKSIQGGRNGYPSAQRGNYIFWFGNSSTGEVYQEIAVGQYADNIDAGKQSFLFNGFVRSYSGQDRSRSKVEYRDNNDNVLAVFDSNWRNNSGNWEQINDVRFAPFGTRKIRVVLLSQRNSGRSNDGYFDDVSLKTGTSTSRILTASTKRKGYQTVDRTDLLETNRVFQVWPNPVINNINFSIKEKMNGEIMIIDMIGRIKKKVSVNSSADFSISTAGFSQGLYILQFRDKKDNVYTERISIK
- a CDS encoding pentapeptide repeat-containing protein, translated to MNDHPIIEENFQDKNFSSQKLPNVEYDNCSFTNCNFTEADISVITFLECTFTDCNFTKVMMKQTAFRDECIFENCKLLGADFSSCNNFMFSIAFKGCKLDYASFYGFQLKNTRFVDCKLVEADFTDAIVTGSSFENCDLSNAVFEQTNAEKVDFSTAVNFDIDPTRNKLKKAKFSEAGLIGLLRKYDLVLK